The following proteins come from a genomic window of Sorex araneus isolate mSorAra2 chromosome 1, mSorAra2.pri, whole genome shotgun sequence:
- the MFHAS1 gene encoding malignant fibrous histiocytoma-amplified sequence 1: protein MAGRDRGDLKTVRLWRDAALRARKLRGNLRQLTLSAAGGCPGSPDAAPRLVLPANLGDVEVLNLGNNGLEEVPEGLGSALGSLRVLVLRRNRFGRLPPPVAELGHHLTELDVSHNRLKALGAEVVSALRELRKLNLSHNQLPGLPAQLGALAHLEELDVSFNRLAHLPDSLAGLSRLRTLDVDHNQLTAFPRQLLQLAALEELDVSSNRLRGLPEDISALSALKILWLSGAELGTLPSGFCELASLESLMLDNNGLQALPAQFSRLQRLKMLNLSSNLFEEFPEALLPLAGLEELYLSRNQLTSVPSLISGLGRLLTLWLDNNRIRYLPDSIVELTGLEELVLQGNQIAVLPDNFGQLSRVGLWKIKDNPLIQPPYEVCMKGIPYIAAYQKELAHSQPAVQPRLKLLLMGHKSAGKTLLRHCLTEERVEGNHGIQDKDKSYPTSLPATSKGIEVTSWTADASRGLRFIVYDLAGDESYEVIQPFFLSPGALYVLVVNLATYEPRRFPTTVGSFLHRVGARVPHAVVCIVGTHADLCGERELEEKCLDIHRQIALQEKHDAEGLSRLAQVVDEALARDFELRSASPHAAYYGVSDKNLRRRKAHFQYLLNHRLQILSPVLPVSCRDPRQLQRLRDKLLSVAEHREIFPNLHRVLPRSWQVLEELHFQPPQAQRLWLSWWDSARLGLQAGLTEDRLQSALSYLHESGKLLYFEDSPALKEHVFHNLSRLIDILNVFFQRDASLLLHKLLLGASGEGEGEGESFPLLPLPAPSQDLLRTTQLHHYVEGFLLHGLLPAHVIRMLLKPHVQAQQDLQLLLELLEKMGLCYCLNKPKGKPLNGSTAWYKFPCYVQNEVPHAEAWINGTNLAGQSFVAEQLQIEYSFPFTFPPGLFARYSVQINSHVVHRSDGKLQIFAYRGKVPVVVSYRPAKGVLQPDTLSIASHASLPNIWTAWQAITPLVEELNVLLQEWPGLHYTVHILCSKCLKRGSPNPHAFPGELLSQPRPEGVAEIICPKNGSERVNVALVYPPTPTVISPCSKKNVGEKHRNQ from the coding sequence ATGGCGGGGAGGGACCGCGGGGACCTGAAGACCGTGCGGCTGTGGCGGGACGCCGCCCTGCGCGCCAGGAAGCTGCGGGGCAACCTGCGCCAGCTGACGCTCAGCGCGGCCGGGGGCTGCCCGGGCTCCCCCGACGCCGCGCCCCGGCTGGTGCTGCCCGCCAACCTCGGGGACGTGGAGGTGCTCAACCTGGGTAACAACGGCCTGGAGGAGGTGCCCGAGGGGCTGGGGTCGGCGCTGGGCAGCCTGCGCGTCCTGGTCCTGCGCCGCAACCGCTTCGGCCGGCTGCCCCCGCCCGTGGCCGAGCTGGGCCACCACCTCACCGAGCTGGACGTGAGCCACAATCGGCTGAAGGCCCTGGGCGCCGAGGTGGTGAGCGCCCTGCGCGAGCTGCGCAAGCTCAACCTCAGCCACAACCAGCTGCCCGGCCTGCCCGCGCAGCTGGGCGCGCTGGCCCACCTGGAGGAGCTGGACGTCAGCTTCAACCGCCTGGCGCACCTGCCCGACTCGCTGGCCGGCCTCTCCCGTCTGCGCACCCTCGACGTGGACCATAACCAGCTGACGGCTTTCCCCCGGCAGCTGCTGCAGCTCGCCGCCCTGGAGGAGCTGGACGTGTCCAGTAACCGGCTGCGGGGCCTACCTGAGGATATCAGTGCCCTGAGTGCCCTCAAGATCCTCTGGCTCAGTGGGGCTGAGCTTGGCACCCTGCCCAGTGGCTTCTGCGAGCTGGCCAGCTTAGAGAGCCTCATGCTGGACAACAACGGGCTGCAGGCCCTACCCGCGCAGTTCAGCCGTCTGCAGCGGCTCAAGATGCTCAACCTGTCCTCCAACCTTTTCGAGGAGTTCCCCGAGGCGCTGCTGCCGCTGGCCGGCCTGGAGGAGCTCTACCTGAGCCGCAACCAACTCACGTCCGTGCCGTCCCTCATCTCGGGGCTGGGTCGCCTGCTCACCCTGTGGTTGGATAATAACCGCATCCGCTACCTGCCAGACTCCATCGTGGAGCTGACGGGTCTGGAGGAGCTGGTGCTGCAAGGGAATCAGATCGCGGTGCTGCCAGACAACTTCGGCCAGCTCTCGCGCGTGGGCCTGTGGAAGATCAAGGACAACCCGCTGATCCAGCCCCCCTACGAGGTCTGTATGAAGGGGATCCCCTACATCGCAGCCTACCAGAAGGAGCTGGCTCATTCGCAGCCAGCCGTGCAGCCGCGGCTCAAACTGCTTTTGATGGGCCACAAGTCGGCGGGGAAGACCTTGCTCCGGCACTGCCTCACAGAGGAGCGGGTAGAGGGGAACCACGGAATTCAGGACAAGGACAAGAGCTACCCGACTTCGCTGCCCGCCACCAGCAAAGGCATCGAGGTGACCAGCTGGACAGCCGATGCTTCCCGGGGCCTGCGCTTCATCGTGTATGACTTGGCTGGCGATGAGAGTTACGAGGTGATCCAGCCCTTCTTCCTCTCACCCGGGGCCCTTTAtgtcctggtggtgaatttggCCACCTATGAACCCCGGCGCTTTCCCACCACCGTGGGGTCCTTCTTACATCGGGTGGGGGCCCGGGTGCCGCATGCCGTGGTGTGCATTGTGGGCACGCACGCAGACCTCTGCGGGGAGCGGGAGCTGGAGGAGAAGTGCTTGGACATTCACCGCCAGATCGCCCTGCAGGAGAAGCACGACGCCGAGGGGCTGAGCCGGCTGGCCCAGGTGGTGGACGAGGCGCTGGCTCGGGACTTCGAGCTGCGCTCGGCCAGCCCCCATGCCGCCTACTACGGTGTTTCTGACAAGAACCTGCGGCGGCGCAAGGCCCACTTCCAGTACCTGCTCAACCACCGGCTGCAGATCCTCTCCCCTGTGCTGCCCGTCAGCTGCAGGGACCCCCGCCAGTTGCAGCGCCTCCGCGACAAATTGCTCTCTGTGGCCGAGCACCGCGAGATCTTCCCCAACCTACACCGGGTGCTGCCTCGCTCCTGGCAGGTGCTGGAGGAGCTGCACTTCCAGCCGCCGCAGGCGCAGCGTCTGTGGCTGAGCTGGTGGGACTCAGCGCGCCTGGGCCTGCAGGCAGGTCTGACAGAGGACCGCTTGCAGAGCGCGCTGTCCTACCTCCATGAGAGCGGCAAGCTGCTCTACTTCGAGGACAGCCCCGCCCTCAAGGAGCACGTCTTCCACAACCTCTCCCGCCTCATCGACATCCTCAATGTCTTCTTCCAGAGGGATGCTTCCTTGCTGCTGCACAAGCTGCTCCTTGGGGCCAGTGGTGAGGGCGAGGGCGAGGGTGAGAGCTTcccgctgctgccgctgcctgCCCCAAGCCAGGACCTGCTCCGGACCACCCAGCTCCATCACTACGTGGAAGGCTTTCTGCTTCACGGACTCTTGCCAGCCCACGTCATCCGAATGCTGCTTAAGCCTCACGTCCAGGCCCAGCAGGacctgcagctgctgctggagcTGCTGGAGAAGATGGGACTGTGTTACTGCCTCAATAAACCCAAGGGCAAGCCTTTGAATGGCTCCACGGCCTGGTACAAGTTCCCCTGCTATGTCCAGAATGAGGTGCCCCACGCAGAGGCCTGGATTAATGGGACCAATCTTGCTGGGCAATCTTTTGTGGCTGAGCAGTTGCAGATTGAATATAGTTTTCCCTTTACGTTTCCTCCTGGGTTGTTTGCACGCTACAGCGTCCAGATCAACAGCCACGTGGTGCACAGGTCAGACGGTAAACTTCAGATCTTTGCCTACCGCGGGAAAGTTCCTGTGGTGGTGAGCTACAGACCTGCCAAGGGGGTTCTGCAGCCAGACACTCTGTCCATTGCCAGCCATGCCTCGTTACCAAATATATGGACAGCGTGGCAAGCCATCACCCCGTTGGTGGAGGAACTGAATGTGCTGCTTCAGGAGTGGCCTGGACTGCACTATACTGTGCATATTCTCTGTTCTAAGTGCCTTAAGAGAGGGTCGCCCAATCCACACGCTTTCCCAG